The window CGATATCGAGGTCGCTTGCGGGAGTCTCCCGTCCTGCGGCGGCCGATCCAAACAGGAAGGCCAGGACAATGTCGTCATGCCTTTCGACCTGTGCCTTTGCACTGTTCTCAAAGGATTGCATGGTGGAATGCTCCCGCTGCGCGAATTACCGCGTTGACTATACGATCTTTACGGACGGGCTTCAAGGGTAAAAGCCAGCCCTGGAGGGACGTACTTAACTATTTAACTTACTCCCGATGTAACAGGCTCTGGGACGCGCCGTCCCCGGCCCGGCCGGGTCACAGACCGGCTCTGAAGGCGTCAAGAACAACCCGGACCACCAGAAAACAGCGAAACAACCAGGAGCCGACACAGCCTTCTTTTTCATGGGCCCGTGCCGCCACGGAAGAGAAACGATTCCTCGTCGCTTCACTCGCCTGATCAATCACGTCCTGCAGCCCGGACCGGCACAGGCCATTGCTATTTCAGGCGCGTCGCTGTAAAAAGAAAGCTCCGGTCCGCCCGGCATCCGTAGCTCTTGTGCTATCTTTCCCAAACCTTCGGCCGTTGCCGGCCCCCTTAATCCACCACCAAAACAATAAAAATACCTCGTTGGCCCTGTAATAACAGGGTGACAGGCTATCTTTGTTTGAAGAAAGATGGTGGTGGATTTAGGCCTTGCCTTCGGCTGGTACTTGTGTCAATGGAGAACCATTGACAGGATTCATGTACAGGGGACTTTCACCCCATAAGTTCACGCCCATGCCGGACGTACACAAGCGCCTGGACGCAGACGGGCTAAAAACAGCGCCCGCTGGTCAGGCGTAGCGTTAAAGCAACGAATCACAATCGTATTCAGGCAGAATTGCGCTTGCAAAAGGGACAGAAAGCGGACATAATAGCCGAAAATAATCCCGGAAGGAAGCTGCCATGTACCAACCTGCCCCTCTAGATCTGCTTCGTACCGCAAGAACCAGATTTACACAGAAGCAACTAGCTGAAATTCTTGAAGTTGATGTAAGAACCATTCGGCGTTGGGAAGTTCGGGAAAACGACCCTCCAGCATATCTTTCTGACGCAATCAGACAAAGAATCCTCCCATTGGTGGACGGAGCTGCCAATGACAACGCCGCATTCAGGTTCATTGATCTTTTCGCCGGTATTGGAGGCATTCGTTTGGGTTTCGATGCACATGGCGGGCACTGTGTGTTTACAAGCGAATGGAACAAATTTGCACAGAAAACCTATCTTGCCAACTTTCCGGAAACCCCCAATCACACATTTATCGGCGACATAACGAAGGTTGATGAAAAGGATGTGCCTGATCATGAAATATTGTTGGCCGGATTTCCTTGTCAACCGTTCAGTATCGCCGGCGTATCCAAGAAAAACGCCTTGGGTAGACCGCATGGTTTTGAATGCACCACACAGGGAACACTTTTTTTTGATGTGGCCAGAATTATCGCGGGGAAGAAACCAAAGGCCTTTTTATTGGAAAATGTCAAGAATCTTCTTTCTCATGACAAGGGGAATACCTTTAAGGTCATCCTGCAGACTCTCCGTGACGAGCTTGGTTACGAGGTTCATTACAAGGTGATTGATGGACAGCATTTTGTACCGCAACATCGTGAACGTATTTTGATCGTCGGCTTCAATGGCAAAACGGGGTTTACCTGGGATGATTTATTGCTGCCAAAAAAGGGCTCCATAACACTATCCTCTATTCTTCATCCCCAGGATGGCACAGAGGCACCCGAAGAACCGTACACCACAGGAAAAGACGCAACAGTAAACAGCAAGTACACATTAACCCCGAAACTATGGAAATACCTGCAGGACTATGCAAAAAAGCACCGACAGGCAGGTAACGGGTTCGGCTTTGGTCTCGTGGATAGTGATGATATAGCAAGAACGTTGTCAGCGAGATATTACAAGGACGGTTCTGAAATACTTGTATCGCAGGGAAAGCGGAAACGACCACGACGCCTTACACCTAGAGAGTGTGCAAAGTTAATGGGCTTTCCCGACAGCTTCATTATTCCGGTAAGTGATACGCAAGCCTACCGACAATTTGGTAACAGTGTGGTTATGCCCGCCATAAAAGAAGTGGCCCGTATAATGGTGCCGCATGTTCAAAGACTGTGTGATGAAGAGCGTGGTGCTATCAAGCAGGTATCATTGTTTTCATGACGGATGTAGTTGATTCGGAAACACGTAGCAGGATGATGTCTGGTATCCGAGGGAAGGATACCAGACCTGAACTGGAAATTAGACACCAATTACACAGGCTTGGATTCCGATACAGGCTTCATGACAAGCAGTTACCAGGGAAACCGGATATCGTCCTAAAAAAATACCATGCAGTAATATTTGTACACGGTTGTTTTTGGCACCGACATAACTGCCATTTGTTTAAATGGCCAAAGACACGCCCAGAGTTCTGGAAGGAAAAAATCAATCGCAACCACGAAAATGACCTTAAAGCACTTCAGAAGCTCAAATCCTCTGGCTGGCGAGTATGTATAGTCTGGGAATGCTCAATAAAGGGTGCTGAGAAGAATATACAAGAAATTGCAAAAACCATAGCGCGTTGGTTGAAAAGCAATAAACCCGTGCTGGAGATTTCAGAGTGAAAAAAGGTTATTTGTCACAGTATTTCGAGGGCGTGGCAGTCAAAACATTGAGTACTGTAGAAGCAGATGTACTTACTTCCAATCAGCATGAGTTTAACGGAGTAGAAGGACTACGAAATATCCTCGGCGAACCGGAGGGGAAGGAAAGGTATCCGGCAAAATTTCTGTATCTGACGGATAGCGAAGATGAGCCTGTTATGGAAGAAGGGTTTCTTACATGGTATGACGCCAGACAAAGGGCCCGCCTGGAACGTGGAGTAATGCGACGGGAGTACAGGCTCTACTTCCCCACAAATCTTGTTTCACAATGCGGGAATGCGGGAGATATCCTTGTAATTGCAAAACGACCGGATAAAACACTGCTTTCAATCGTTGCGGAAGCCGGGACAACAATATCTCAGCAGATTCTGTGGCTGTTTGGTGTTTCAGACTTGTCTCATCCGGGATTTTCTGTCCGTGATGAACTCGAAACGGAACAGGATCGTATCGAGTTTGCGTCCAGATTTATTCTGGAAAGCATTGGAATACCGGTCGAAATTTCAGAAGACACATATCTTGATGAAATGATCAGGAAATTTTCGGGTGGATTTCCGACAACCAGAGAATTTTCAGCCTTCGCCAGAAGCACGCTGTCTGATATTCAGGCCCAAGATGATCGCGATGAAGTTCTTATGGCCTGGATGGAAAGAGAGGAAATACTTTTTCGTACTCTCGAAAAACATATTATCGGCGAAAGGCTGTCGCAGGGATTTGATGGT of the Syntrophales bacterium genome contains:
- the vsr gene encoding DNA mismatch endonuclease Vsr → MTDVVDSETRSRMMSGIRGKDTRPELEIRHQLHRLGFRYRLHDKQLPGKPDIVLKKYHAVIFVHGCFWHRHNCHLFKWPKTRPEFWKEKINRNHENDLKALQKLKSSGWRVCIVWECSIKGAEKNIQEIAKTIARWLKSNKPVLEISE
- a CDS encoding type II restriction endonuclease, which codes for MKKGYLSQYFEGVAVKTLSTVEADVLTSNQHEFNGVEGLRNILGEPEGKERYPAKFLYLTDSEDEPVMEEGFLTWYDARQRARLERGVMRREYRLYFPTNLVSQCGNAGDILVIAKRPDKTLLSIVAEAGTTISQQILWLFGVSDLSHPGFSVRDELETEQDRIEFASRFILESIGIPVEISEDTYLDEMIRKFSGGFPTTREFSAFARSTLSDIQAQDDRDEVLMAWMEREEILFRTLEKHIIGERLSQGFDGDVDGFISFSLSVQNRRKSRAGLALENHLEIMFRECGVRYSRTPVTENKSKPDFIFPGENEYHDKNFDSLRLTMLGVKSSCKDRWRQILAEADRIERKHLLTLEAAISKGQTDGMQSKNLQLVLPRMLHSTYSEEQQSWLMDVTAFTDLVMERQRDHG